A genomic window from Armatimonadota bacterium includes:
- a CDS encoding bifunctional (p)ppGpp synthetase/guanosine-3',5'-bis(diphosphate) 3'-pyrophosphohydrolase — MIVQMADIDSIISKVLEYNDAADTDLIRRAYKFASEAHKDQKRESGEPYIIHPLATADILTDLEMDTASVAAALLHDVVEDQDYSNDDIKQKFGGEIAELVDGVTKLKMADFDVVDDIEERTEAPKKRRAEFRRSAENLRKIFLAMAHDFRVMVIKLADRLHNMRTLGELPPERQLKIARETMQIYAPLAHRLGIWKIKWELEDLAFKYLEPEAYAMVSEKVSGTRGEREDDLAEAVDMIQRHLAKDGIEAVIQARPKHLWSIYQKMLREKVDISEIYDLSAVRVIVNRVGECYHALGLVHDLWMPIPERFSDYIAKPKSNMYQSLHTKVIGPRGEPLEVQIRTWDMHRVADFGVAAHWQYKERMRSGDEFERKLSWLRQQLFDWQSDSKDAGEFLHSVINDLFTDQVFVFTPRGDVIDLPAGSTPVDFAYRIHSDVGNHCVGGKVNGRIVPLTYKFNNGDIVEVITRSNAQPSLDWLAFVKTSHARNRIKGFYRKAHYSENVTRGHEMLERELERLGHEPKELIKASDILAVAKALNLQSEDDLYAAIGYGHVALGSVVNRLKIPEPQKPEALVIEAPKPTGKSKLAVTLDGVKNLMISRAKCCAPLPGEEVIGYVSRGKGVSLHSITCPNVAAYKATEPERLVDINWVETNGERYPTDLSIRALNRMGLLSEITALFSESKTNITGAKVKTLVDKTASIDLTVDLPNVEALNDIMLKVGSLSDVLNIERVSAHRSRKSK, encoded by the coding sequence GTGATAGTTCAGATGGCCGATATCGACTCTATAATCAGCAAGGTACTGGAGTATAACGATGCGGCGGATACGGATCTAATCCGGCGCGCATACAAGTTCGCCTCCGAGGCGCACAAAGACCAGAAGCGCGAGTCCGGCGAGCCTTATATTATCCACCCATTGGCGACAGCCGATATTCTGACCGACCTCGAGATGGACACAGCCAGCGTCGCAGCCGCTCTGCTGCATGACGTGGTCGAAGACCAGGACTACTCGAATGACGATATAAAGCAGAAGTTCGGTGGGGAGATTGCCGAGCTGGTCGATGGCGTCACCAAGCTGAAGATGGCCGATTTCGACGTGGTCGACGATATCGAGGAACGTACTGAAGCGCCAAAGAAGCGCCGGGCCGAGTTCAGACGCAGCGCCGAAAACCTGCGCAAGATATTCCTTGCCATGGCGCACGACTTCCGGGTCATGGTCATCAAGCTCGCCGACAGACTCCACAATATGCGCACCCTCGGCGAGCTTCCACCTGAGCGGCAGCTCAAAATTGCGCGTGAGACCATGCAGATATACGCTCCACTTGCGCACCGTCTGGGTATCTGGAAGATCAAGTGGGAGCTTGAGGACCTGGCGTTCAAATATCTCGAACCGGAAGCCTATGCGATGGTCTCGGAGAAAGTATCCGGCACACGCGGCGAGCGTGAGGACGATCTGGCCGAAGCAGTGGACATGATCCAGAGGCATCTGGCTAAGGACGGCATCGAGGCAGTGATCCAGGCCAGACCGAAGCATCTTTGGAGCATATATCAGAAGATGCTGCGCGAGAAAGTCGACATTTCGGAGATATACGACCTCTCCGCGGTCCGCGTTATCGTAAACCGGGTAGGGGAATGTTATCACGCGCTGGGGCTGGTCCACGACCTCTGGATGCCGATTCCGGAGAGGTTTTCGGACTATATCGCAAAGCCCAAGTCAAACATGTATCAATCTCTGCACACCAAGGTGATTGGGCCCAGGGGCGAGCCGTTGGAGGTGCAGATCAGGACGTGGGACATGCACAGGGTCGCCGACTTTGGTGTGGCCGCCCACTGGCAATATAAAGAGAGGATGCGCTCCGGCGATGAGTTCGAGCGCAAGCTATCATGGCTTCGCCAGCAGCTCTTTGACTGGCAGTCCGACAGCAAGGACGCCGGTGAGTTTTTGCACTCGGTCATCAACGATCTTTTTACAGATCAGGTCTTTGTGTTTACTCCCAGAGGCGACGTTATTGACCTGCCCGCAGGCTCCACTCCTGTGGACTTCGCATACAGGATTCACAGCGACGTAGGTAACCACTGCGTAGGCGGCAAGGTAAACGGTCGGATAGTGCCTCTTACGTATAAGTTCAACAACGGCGACATAGTCGAAGTAATAACCCGGTCCAACGCACAGCCGAGCCTGGATTGGCTCGCGTTTGTAAAGACCTCCCATGCCCGCAATCGAATCAAAGGCTTTTACAGAAAGGCGCACTATTCCGAGAATGTCACAAGGGGCCATGAAATGCTTGAGCGTGAGCTTGAGAGGCTTGGCCACGAGCCCAAGGAACTGATAAAAGCCAGCGACATTTTAGCTGTCGCCAAAGCCCTAAACCTCCAGAGTGAAGATGATCTGTACGCCGCCATCGGCTACGGTCATGTAGCGCTTGGCAGCGTGGTCAACAGACTAAAGATACCTGAGCCGCAGAAGCCGGAGGCGCTGGTCATAGAGGCTCCCAAGCCTACGGGCAAGAGCAAACTTGCGGTAACACTCGACGGAGTGAAGAATCTGATGATCTCGCGGGCAAAGTGCTGCGCGCCGCTTCCGGGTGAGGAAGTCATCGGCTATGTCTCGCGGGGTAAGGGTGTATCGCTGCACTCGATCACATGCCCTAATGTTGCGGCATATAAAGCGACCGAGCCTGAGCGCCTGGTAGATATCAACTGGGTCGAGACTAATGGTGAGCGTTATCCCACGGACCTTTCGATCCGCGCCCTCAATCGCATGGGTCTGCTTAGCGAGATAACGGCGCTATTCTCTGAGTCTAAGACAAATATCACCGGCGCGAAAGTCAAGACTTTGGTCGATAAGACTGCAAGCATAGACCTTACCGTAGACCTGCCGAATGTCGAGGCTTTGAACGATATCATGCTCAAGGTCGGCAGCCTTTCCGATGTGCTCAATATCGAGAGGGTCTCTGC
- the recJ gene encoding single-stranded-DNA-specific exonuclease RecJ translates to MIWKVIDCDESAARNLHEQTGTAPVICKLLVNRGVKSVSDLDRFMSPSLSQMHDPYLLVDMEAGVERLADAIVSGEKICIHGDYDVDGVTSTALLVRTLRALKANVDYLLPHRQRDGYDIKPFAIDAAAKKGCSLVVSCDCGINAVSTARRAKELGIDLIITDHHDPGDELPEAVAVINPKRSDSQYPFTGLAGVGVALKLAQGLVRLLGHDEMSFVSRFVDLAALGTVADVVPLLDENRAIVKCGLDAMASSKKIGLKTMIRTTGLEGKQMTAHYLAFVLGPRINAVGRMADACAALQLLLTKDEKEASALALDMERHNSNRKIEQEKILAQTNADLENRDIDSSRILMLSNDGWNPGVIGIVAGKICETHCRPTILIARDESSGMGVGSARSIDAFHMRDALAQCSDLFTHFGGHALAAGFTIPLENIPSFEEQISAQASETISADEMVPHIDIDAQIAPEDIDRNLADMLASMEPFGEGNREPVFMTTNLKVLQKQRVGDGSHLKLKVQGKKGPAIDCIAFRMGELCDRLELGGSIDMCYHVKLNKFNGVESVQLVCKAIR, encoded by the coding sequence ACAGACCGGCACGGCTCCTGTCATCTGTAAACTGCTCGTAAACAGGGGCGTAAAGTCAGTCTCTGATCTAGATCGTTTCATGAGCCCTTCGCTATCGCAGATGCACGACCCATACCTGCTTGTCGACATGGAGGCGGGTGTCGAGCGCCTTGCCGACGCAATCGTCTCTGGCGAAAAGATATGCATCCACGGCGATTATGATGTCGACGGCGTCACAAGCACAGCCCTGCTGGTAAGGACCCTACGTGCCTTAAAAGCAAATGTCGACTATCTGCTGCCGCACCGCCAGAGAGACGGCTACGACATAAAACCCTTCGCAATAGACGCGGCGGCAAAGAAAGGCTGCTCACTGGTCGTAAGCTGTGACTGCGGCATAAATGCCGTCTCGACAGCCCGGCGCGCCAAAGAACTGGGCATCGATCTGATTATTACAGACCATCATGATCCCGGAGACGAACTGCCTGAAGCGGTTGCGGTCATTAACCCCAAGAGGTCTGATTCACAGTATCCGTTTACGGGGCTTGCCGGGGTAGGCGTGGCGCTTAAACTTGCCCAGGGATTAGTCCGGCTGCTGGGGCACGATGAGATGTCTTTCGTCTCTCGTTTTGTCGACCTTGCCGCTCTTGGGACAGTTGCTGATGTCGTTCCCCTGCTCGACGAGAACCGCGCAATCGTGAAATGCGGCTTGGACGCTATGGCTTCCAGCAAGAAGATCGGTCTTAAGACCATGATCAGGACCACCGGTCTTGAAGGCAAGCAGATGACCGCGCACTACCTCGCATTTGTCCTGGGCCCCAGGATCAACGCAGTCGGCAGGATGGCCGATGCCTGCGCCGCGCTCCAGCTCCTTTTGACCAAAGATGAGAAAGAAGCGAGCGCTCTTGCATTGGATATGGAGAGGCATAATTCCAACCGAAAGATCGAGCAGGAGAAAATATTGGCTCAGACTAATGCCGACCTCGAAAACAGAGATATCGACTCAAGTAGGATTCTCATGCTTTCGAATGACGGCTGGAACCCGGGTGTTATCGGCATAGTGGCTGGTAAGATTTGTGAGACCCACTGCAGGCCGACTATACTGATTGCCCGCGACGAATCCTCAGGTATGGGTGTCGGCTCGGCGCGCAGCATCGATGCTTTTCACATGCGTGATGCTCTTGCGCAATGTTCAGATTTGTTTACGCATTTTGGCGGCCACGCTTTGGCTGCTGGCTTTACTATCCCGCTGGAGAACATTCCATCCTTTGAGGAGCAGATCAGCGCTCAGGCATCCGAGACAATATCTGCAGACGAGATGGTCCCGCATATCGATATAGACGCCCAGATCGCTCCCGAGGATATCGACCGTAATCTGGCGGATATGCTGGCATCGATGGAGCCTTTCGGTGAGGGAAATCGCGAGCCTGTTTTTATGACGACAAACCTCAAGGTTCTGCAGAAGCAGAGGGTAGGGGACGGCTCTCACCTCAAGCTCAAAGTGCAGGGCAAAAAGGGTCCCGCAATCGACTGCATCGCGTTCAGAATGGGTGAGCTTTGCGACCGTCTTGAGCTTGGCGGGAGCATAGATATGTGTTACCATGTTAAACTAAATAAGTTCAATGGTGTCGAGTCAGTGCAGTTGGTCTGCAAGGCAATCAGGTAA